The Strix aluco isolate bStrAlu1 chromosome 1, bStrAlu1.hap1, whole genome shotgun sequence genome has a window encoding:
- the SOCS6 gene encoding suppressor of cytokine signaling 6: MKKISLKTIRKSFNLNKSKDESDFVVVQQPSLSEFGKDDSLFGSCYGKDLASCEVNTEDEKGGKNRSKSESLMGTLKRRLSAKQKQKGKGSTPSVSSADDDTFSSSSAPITFKDVRAQRPLRSTSLRNHHYSPTPWPLRSTNSEETCIKMEVKVKALVHSSNPSPALNGVRKDFHDLQSDNVFQEQNNALKNTESQNGDLHLHIDEHVPVVIGLMPQDYIQYTVPLDEGMYPLEGSRSYCLDSSSPMEVSTVSSQVGGNAFHEEESQVDQDVVVAPDIFVDQTVNGLLIGTTGVMLQSPRVNHSDVPPLSPLLPPMQNNQIQRNFNGLNGTDAHVAESMRCHLNFDPNTAPGVGRVYDSVQNSGPMVVTSLTEELKKLAKQGWYWGPITRWEAEGKLANVPDGSFLVRDSSDDRYLLSLSFRSHGKTLHTRIEHSNGRFSFYEQPDVEGHTSIVDLIEHSIRDSENGAFCYSRSRLPGSATYPVRLTNPVSRFMQVRSLQYLCRFVIRQYTRIDLIQKLPLPNKMKDYLQEKHY, from the coding sequence ATGAAGAAAATTAGTCTCAAAACAATTCGCAAGTCCTTTAACTTAAATAAAAGTAAAGATGAAAGCGACTTTGTAGTGGTTCAGCAGCCATCATTAAGTGAATTTGGAAAAGATGACTCCTTGTTTGGCAGCTGCTATGGTAAAGATTTGGCTAGCTGTGAAGTCAATACTGAAGATgaaaaaggaggcaaaaataGATCAAAAAGTGAAAGCTTAATGGGTACgttaaaaaggaggctttcagcaaaacaaaaacagaaaggCAAAGGCAGCACACCATCTGTAAGCTCTGCAGATGATGACACCTTTTCTTCATCATCTGCTCCAATAACCTTCAAAGATGTGCGAGCTCAAAGACCTCTGAGATCCACTTCCCTCCGTAATCACCATTACAGTCCAACTCCATGGCCCCTTCGATCTACAAATTCAGAAGAGACTTGCATCAAAATGGAAGTGAAAGTCAAGGCCTTGGTCCATTCCTCTAATCCAAGCCCGGCACTGAATGGTGTTCGAAAAGACTTCCATGACTTGCAGTCAGACAACGTGTTCCAGGAACAaaacaatgcattaaaaaatacGGAATCTCAGAACGGGGACTTGCATCTTCATATTGATGAACATGTGCCTGTAGTTATTGGATTAATGCCTCAGGACTACATTCAGTATACTGTGCCTTTAGATGAGGGAATGTATCCTTTGGAAGGATCACGTAGTTACTGTCTGGATAGTTCCTCACCCATGGAAGTTTCAACTGTTTCTTCTCAAGTGGGAGGAAATGCTTTCCATGAAGAAGAGAGCCAAGTGGATCAGGATGTAGTCGTTGCACCAGATATCTTTGTGGACCAGACAGTGAATGGTTTGTTGATTGGTACCACAGGAGTCATGTTGCAAAGCCCAAGAGTTAATCACAGCGATGTCCCTCCACTCTCACCTTTGCTACCTCCAATGCAGAATAATCAAATCCAAAGGAACTTCAATGGATTGAATGGCACAGATGCCCACGTGGCTGAAAGTATGCGTTGCCATTTGAATTTTGATCCTAACACTGCCCCTGGAGTTGGAAGAGTTTATGATTCTGTACAGAACAGTGGTCCTATGGTTGTGACAAGTCtcacagaagaactgaaaaaactTGCAAAACAAGGATGGTACTGGGGCCCCATTACACGTTGGGAGGCAGAGGGAAAATTAGCTAATGTGCCTGATGGCTCGTTTCTTGTTCGAGATAGTTCTGATGATCGTTATCTTTTAAGTTTGAGTTTTCGTTCCCATGGAAAAACTCTTCACACTAGAATTGAACACTCAAATGGTAGGTTTAGCTTTTATGAACAACCAGATGTGGAGGGACATACATCTATAGTTGACTTAATTGAACATTCAATCAGGGACTCTGAAAATGGAGCTTTTTGCTATTCGAGATCCCGACTGCCTGGATCTGCAACTTACCCAGTGAGACTGACAAATCCAGTGTCTCGGTTTATGCAGGTGCGTTCTTTACAATACCTGTGTCGTTTTGTAATACGTCAGTACACCAGAATAGACCTGATTCAGAAACTGCCTTTGCCAAACAAAATGAAGGATTATTTACAGGAAAAGCACTACTGA